In Bacteroides sp., the sequence AGGGCAACTTTCTTGAAGTTTTTGACATAGCGTTGTTTCTCCTTAAAGTAATCCTCTCCAGGAATTACTCCATCATCAATCCTATCCAGATGATTATAAAAGGCTTCAGCAGGTCCAAACAGGTCGAAATCGCCTTTCAGGGCGCGTTTAATAGCAGTATCTCCCACCAGCAAGCGATTGATCTCATTGGTACCTTCAAAGATCCGGTTGATCCTTGAGTCACGGTAACCACGTTCCACATTCATCTCAGCAGAATAACCCATTCCACCATGAATCTGGACGGCTTCATCCACTACATAATCAAGCATCTCAGAGCCATAAACCTTCAATATCGCATCTTCCACAGCGTAATGGCTGATGGCTTCAATGGTAGCCCTACCGGCATCAGGCATCTGTGCTTTCAGGTCATCCATCAGGTCATCAATATCCTTGCTGACCCGGTAAATGGCCGATTCGTGGGCATAGGTACGGATCACCATTTCTGCCAGTTTGTGTTGAATGGCGCCGAAGCTAGAGATCAGTACACAAAACTGCTTGCGTTCGTTAGCGTATTTCACTGAATCAGTGATGGCTTTCTTTGCTGCACCGATCACGTTGGCGCCGAGTTTCATACGGCCCATGTGAAGAATGCTCAGGGCAATGCGGAATCCCTCGCCCCGCGCCCCCAGCATGTTTTCGGCAGGAACTTTTACGTCGGTATAATAAACCTGTGCAGTAGATGAACCCTTGATGCCCATCTTATGCTCATCAGGACCAATCCTTACACCAGGCATATCACTCTCCACGATAAAGGCACTCAGAATCCTGTCATTTTCTACCTTGGCAAAGACGATCTGTGTGTCGCAGAAGCCTGCATTGGTGATCCACATCTTCTGTCCGTTCAGAATATAATGTTTCCCATCTTCCGTGGGGATAGCGGTGGTTTTCCCTGAGTTGGCGTCGCTACCTGCTCCTGGCTCGGTCAGGCAGTAGGCACCCAGCAAATCGCCGGTGGCTAGCTGCGGGATGTAACGCTGTCGCTGTTCTTCATTGCCGTAATACATAATGGGTAGCGTCCCAATGCCGCAGTGAGCCATAAAGGCCACAGAAAAGGAATATCCGGCACCAATGGTCTCGGCTGCTAGCATCTGGGTC encodes:
- a CDS encoding acyl-CoA dehydrogenase family protein, whose product is MEKTKNLKSGEFLVKEVSVHDIFVPEEYNEEQLMIAQTCKDFIEAEVYPHLDELDQGNRELMKEILKKSGELGLMGISIPEDFGGFGQSFVTQMLAAETIGAGYSFSVAFMAHCGIGTLPIMYYGNEEQRQRYIPQLATGDLLGAYCLTEPGAGSDANSGKTTAIPTEDGKHYILNGQKMWITNAGFCDTQIVFAKVENDRILSAFIVESDMPGVRIGPDEHKMGIKGSSTAQVYYTDVKVPAENMLGARGEGFRIALSILHMGRMKLGANVIGAAKKAITDSVKYANERKQFCVLISSFGAIQHKLAEMVIRTYAHESAIYRVSKDIDDLMDDLKAQMPDAGRATIEAISHYAVEDAILKVYGSEMLDYVVDEAVQIHGGMGYSAEMNVERGYRDSRINRIFEGTNEINRLLVGDTAIKRALKGDFDLFGPAEAFYNHLDRIDDGVIPGEDYFKEKQRYVKNFKKVALLCIYAANKQFSKKLVREQEVMMNIADMISELYIAESLALRVEKIQSLKGEGAGLYKEILDVFVYDAANKIRTYALDCVYSLPEKEKEDKLVKAVEVLTRVKGTNVKEVRRKVAAKLIEDNEYRF